GGCGCTCGAGGGTCCGCTGCAGTCCATCGCGGTGCAGGGTTTGTCCTACGGAATCCACCTCGCCGTGTCGGCGACGCGCTGGATGGAGATCCGACCCGCGGTCAAGGACATGCTCGGCACCCGTATCGAACTGCGCCTGGGCGACCCGGTCGACAGCGAGATGGGCCGCAAGATCGCCGAGGTGGTGCCGATCGGCGTGCCGGGACGCGGGGTGTCGCGTGACAAGCTGCATCTGCTGGTCGGTCTGCCTCGGCTGGACTCCCGCTCGACCGTCGAGGACCTGCCGGAGGGTGTGGCCCGCTCCTGCGACGCGGTCGCCGCACACTACGGCACCCGGCAGGCCCCGCCGGTGCGGATGCTGCCGCACAACCTCGAGCGCGACCGCGTCGTCGCGTCGGCCGCCGAACGCGGTCTGCTCGGGCACGGGCGCGTCGCGATCGGCATCGATGAGGCCGAATTGGCGCCGGTGGTCGTCGATTTCGATGCGCAACCGCACTTCGTCACGCTGGCCGACGTGGAATCGGGCAAGACCAATTTCCTGCGCAACATCGCGCAGGGGGTCATGGAGAACAGCACCCCGGAACAGGCGAAGCTGTATCTGGTCGACTATCGCCGGTCGCTGCTCGGTGCGGTCGAGTCGGACCATCTCGGCGGCTATGCCACGGCCGCCGGGTCCTGCGGCGAACTGATGATGAGCCTGGCCGCGACGTTGCAGGACCGGCTGCCGCCGACCGACGTGACGCAGCAGCAGCTGCGGGACCGGTCATGGTGGTCGGGACCCGACTTGTATGTCCTGATCGACGACTACGACCTGGTGGCCGTCAGCACGATGAACCATCCGCTGGCACCCATCGCGGAGTACCTTGCGCAGGCCCGCGACATCGGCCTGCGGGTGATCGTCACGCGACGCAGCGGCGGGGCGGGACGCGCGATATTCGACCCGTTCATCGGCAGGCTCAAGGACCTGTCGTGCAACGCGCTGATCATGAGCGGCTCGCGCGAGGAGGGCAACCTGTTCGGAGGGGTGAAGGCCACCGAGATGCCTCCCGGCAGAGGCTATCTGGTGTCGCGGACGATGCCGAGCGGCGTCGTGCAGTTGTCGTGGATGCCGCAGACATGAGCCTCACCGCGCCGCGCTACCGGATGCCGACCGGGGTGGACGAACTGACCCCGATCCGCACCGTGTCGCCGGTACCGGAGCAGCTGCGGGTGTCGGTGAGTACCGGACGAACCCAGGTCGACATCACGTTGCCTGCCAACGCCCGGGTGGCCGACATCCTGCCCTACCTGGTGCGGCTGATCGCCGATCACGAACGCACCGGCGAGGAGCCCGCGTCGATCGATGACGAGCGCACCTCGCGTAACACATTGATGCGTGGCGCTCATGAGCTGCCCGCCGACCGTACCCTGCGTGATGCCGGCGTGCGGCACGGCGATGTGCTGACCCTGGGTGCCGAGCCGACGCCGGCGCCGCCCATCCGTTACGACGATGTGGTGGACGCCGCGGCGCAGCTCAATCGCGCCTCCTACGCGTCGTGGGGGCCGGCGTCCGCGGCGGTGATGGCGATCGTTGCGCTGTACGCGTGTGTGGGCATCCTCGGGTGGATGTCACTGGACCTGCGCTTCGATCCGGCGCGGCCGGTGATCATCGGCCTGGACCTGGCCGGTTGTTTGGCGCTGCTCGCGGCGGCCACCGTGGCACAGCGGATGTATGCGTACCGCCGGGTCGCGGCCGCACTCGGTTGGGCGGCAATACTTCTGGCCGCCGCGGCGTCATCGGCGATCCTCGCCGGGCTGCCCGGCTGGGGTGTGGTGGGCACCTGCGGCGCGGTGATCGTGCTCAGTTATGGGGCGTACCGGCTGATCGGCGCGGGCGGGGGTGGCTATCTCGCCGCAGCCCTGTATGCGGCGCTCACCGCGGTGGTGGTCGCGGTCCGGACCGGTTTCGGCGTCCCCGGCGACCGGCTGGGTGTGGCGGTCTGCCTTGGGACGCTGCTGCTGTGTTGGGCGGTTCCCCGGGTGACCGCCGGATGGGACCGATTCGACCTGCGGGCCGTTCCCACCGCGGCGGCGGTGGTCGGGGCGCTCGACGATCCGTTCGGGACCGCCGCGGACCGCTCGGTGCCGGACCGGCGCCGACTCGTGGAGACGGTGCCGACCGCCGACGAGATCAGGGATCGTGGCCGCACCGCGGTGAGCGTGCGCGCGGCGCTGTACCTGGCCTGTGGGGCGGCCCTGGTGTCCGGTCTTGCGCTGCTGCTGATGCCGTGGGGTCAGCCCCGGTGGCCCGATCTCGCCTTCGGGGCGCTGTGCGCGGTGGTGTTCGGACTGCGAGTGCGGTTGTGCCGCAGCATCCCCGAGCAGGCCGGCGTGTTGTCCACCGCGGCCGTGGCGATCATCGTCACGTGCGTGGCGGCCACCGCGGGCCCACCGGAGTTCGCCGCGACTGGGTCGGCCGGGCTGGGGCTGAGCGTTGCGGCAGGCGCCGCGACGGCGGTGTTGGTGGGGACGGCCCGCTCGCGACGCCGCGACCGGGCACTGGACTACCTGAACTACCTCGCGGTCGCGGCACTCATCCCGGTGGCGCTGGCCGTGTTGGGCCTGTACACCCAGATCCGCGCCGGCGGGCTGTGACCGTGTGGAGACGGCTCGAGCGCGTATCGGCCATCGCGGCGGTCTTCCTGATGGTCGCCGGAACCGCCGGAGCGGGAATCGCTTCCGCGGTGGAACCACCCGTCGTACCGCCCGGGCCGCCGCCCGTGGGCCCGGTGGCCCCGCCCGATCCGACCGAACAGAAGACCGTCTGCGCGGTCGGGGGCAGCCGACCGCAGACCGACTACCGGATGGCTCCCATCGCGCAGGCCATGTTGCACTACCGCGACGCGTGGGCCTACTCGCGCGGAGCCGGGCAGAAGGTCGCGGTGATCGACACCGGGGTCAACCCGCACCCGCGGCTGCCCGCGCTGCAACCCGGTGGTGACTACGTGTCCGGCACCGACGGCCTGTCCGACTGCGATGCTCACGGCACGCTCGTGGCGGGCATCATCGCCGCCGCGCCCAGCGCGGACGACGCGTTCGCCGGGGTGGCGCCGGAGGCCACGATCCTGGCGATCCGGCAGAACAGCCTGTCCTTCTCGGTCAAGGGCGGTCGCCAGTCATACGACCCGAACTCGGTGTCCCCCGGTACCGGCACCGCGGGTTACGGGAACACCCACACGCTGGCGCTGGCGGTGACGAGGGCCGTCGACCTGGGCGCCACCGTGATCAACCTGTCGGTGTTGGCCTGTGCGCCATCGGGTGTCGGCATCGACGACGTGGATCTGGGTCGGGCGGTCCGATATGCGTTCGACCGCAACGTCGTGGTGGTCGCGGCGGCGGGCAATGTCGACAAACAGGGTCCGTGCGGCGCGCAGAACACGATGGCCGACCCGAACCTGCCCGTCGACACCGCATGGCCGGACGTGCGGACCGTGGCCAGCCCGGCCTGGTTCGACGACTACGTCCTGACCGTCGGTTCGCTGTCCCCGTACGGCGAGCCGTCGGATTTCAGCCTCAACGGACCGTGGGTCGACGTCGCGGCCCCGGGGGAACAGGTGGTCTCGCTCGACCCCAATGGTCCCGGGCTGATCAACGGGCTACCGGGGCAGGACGGTCTGGCGCCGATCAACGGCACCAGCTATGCCGCACCCTATGTGGCCGGGGTGGCTGCGCTGGTCCGGGCGCGGTTCCCGGAAATGTCTGCGGCACAGGTGATGGAGCGTATCGAACGCACCGCCAGGACGCCGGGTGCCGGTCCCAACATCGCCAGCGGATACGGCGTCGTCGACCCGGTCGCGGCTCTCACCGCGGATGTCGTCGCAGCCGACGTCGACGACCCCAGGGGTACTCCGATCGCCGGGCCGCCCACGCCGGCGCCCGACGCCAACCGCGCCCGCAACATCGCCTTCGTCGCGGCAGGTGGCTGCGTGGCCGCGATGGTGTTCGTGTGGGCGCTGAGCGTGGCATACCGCCGCCGCGCCGGACGACCCGAAGATACCTGAAAAGTGAAGCGGGGCACCCGGATCACCCGGGCGCCCCGCTCACGCGTCAGATCAGGTCGGCGGCGTTGGCGCGGTCCAGCGCGGCCATCAGGTCCTGCTGATCACGGCCCCGGGTGTTGCCGACGACCATGTCCTGCACCGCCTGCTCCATCAGGCCCGCGAGCTGCTTGTGGGTGAGCTGCAGCGCTTGGGCGCCCTCGCCCTCGTAGACGCTGTAGAGCACGTTGAACACGGTGTTCACCTCGTCCTGCAGAGCGCGCGCGTCCCCGAGTCCGGAGTCCAGCGCATCCAGAAATCCGTGGTTCTGCGCGAAGTCGTACTTGATCGTGCTGCCGTCGAACGACATGTTCGTCTCCTTCTCTTCGGTCTCTAGGCCTGGTCGGCCGTGGCGATGCTCTGAATGTGCTTCTTGCCCTTCTCGGCAACGTTGGTCAGGGTCTGGATGAGCAGGTTGTACTCATCGTGCTGACCGGTCTTCAGTTCGTTGAACTTGCCTGCCGCGACACCGTTCCACGGCCCGCTGACCATGGTCTCGGTCTCGGTCTGCATCTTGCTGACAAGACTGCGGGCCCGGCCCATGGCCTCGTCGATCTGGGCGATCTTGGCCGCGGCTTCCTGCGGTGTGAGTGCTACTACCATCGGTGCGTTTCCTATCTGGTGGTTGTTGCGATCTACCTGTTTCGATCCATGAGGCGTTGTCAGGTCTTCGTCTGCTGTCGGCGACTACCGGGCGTCCCCTTCCCACCCGCTCGGAGTGAGTTCGGCGAGCTGTGAAATCGCCTGCATCACACGGTGGTCCGAGCCGGGTTTGATGGTCGTCCACAGCTGACCGGACGGCGACATGCCGGGAGCCGAC
This region of Mycolicibacterium goodii genomic DNA includes:
- a CDS encoding WXG100 family type VII secretion target, yielding MVVALTPQEAAAKIAQIDEAMGRARSLVSKMQTETETMVSGPWNGVAAGKFNELKTGQHDEYNLLIQTLTNVAEKGKKHIQSIATADQA
- the eccD gene encoding type VII secretion integral membrane protein EccD, giving the protein MSLTAPRYRMPTGVDELTPIRTVSPVPEQLRVSVSTGRTQVDITLPANARVADILPYLVRLIADHERTGEEPASIDDERTSRNTLMRGAHELPADRTLRDAGVRHGDVLTLGAEPTPAPPIRYDDVVDAAAQLNRASYASWGPASAAVMAIVALYACVGILGWMSLDLRFDPARPVIIGLDLAGCLALLAAATVAQRMYAYRRVAAALGWAAILLAAAASSAILAGLPGWGVVGTCGAVIVLSYGAYRLIGAGGGGYLAAALYAALTAVVVAVRTGFGVPGDRLGVAVCLGTLLLCWAVPRVTAGWDRFDLRAVPTAAAVVGALDDPFGTAADRSVPDRRRLVETVPTADEIRDRGRTAVSVRAALYLACGAALVSGLALLLMPWGQPRWPDLAFGALCAVVFGLRVRLCRSIPEQAGVLSTAAVAIIVTCVAATAGPPEFAATGSAGLGLSVAAGAATAVLVGTARSRRRDRALDYLNYLAVAALIPVALAVLGLYTQIRAGGL
- the mycP gene encoding type VII secretion-associated serine protease mycosin; amino-acid sequence: MVAGTAGAGIASAVEPPVVPPGPPPVGPVAPPDPTEQKTVCAVGGSRPQTDYRMAPIAQAMLHYRDAWAYSRGAGQKVAVIDTGVNPHPRLPALQPGGDYVSGTDGLSDCDAHGTLVAGIIAAAPSADDAFAGVAPEATILAIRQNSLSFSVKGGRQSYDPNSVSPGTGTAGYGNTHTLALAVTRAVDLGATVINLSVLACAPSGVGIDDVDLGRAVRYAFDRNVVVVAAAGNVDKQGPCGAQNTMADPNLPVDTAWPDVRTVASPAWFDDYVLTVGSLSPYGEPSDFSLNGPWVDVAAPGEQVVSLDPNGPGLINGLPGQDGLAPINGTSYAAPYVAGVAALVRARFPEMSAAQVMERIERTARTPGAGPNIASGYGVVDPVAALTADVVAADVDDPRGTPIAGPPTPAPDANRARNIAFVAAGGCVAAMVFVWALSVAYRRRAGRPEDT